One genomic region from Magallana gigas chromosome 3, xbMagGiga1.1, whole genome shotgun sequence encodes:
- the LOC105325383 gene encoding FYVE and coiled-coil domain-containing protein 1 isoform X6, with amino-acid sequence MSAPTVPFARSGQQVASSPGSQVSSSPTLVSYPQNDRIIQDISECIADLKSDFEDNQQPLTDDNQQLQRFCAKLEYLLRADMKDKYTILGKKKDYWDYICDCLGSTKGINDGIKYVKTLGDYKTSVGKGRAFLRFCLMHNRMADSLQACIMNGKVTSDYFHPKSIWLNHDKSSSLISNLYDLTDLQFDLAPRGYDLDNAWPSFAKKTPGNQNWNPPSRADSMSSLISIPIQENRRGESFSESFDVENSLRQEYGDQIEALEQQKKSLQQSVVHTKSEIEILQGQYADLKTQHEALTVENKELQKSHDRMCLEVESKEKEMQMRGEVQQREVKSLEEDLKKREEAGRSLQEKIDRLETSHQGSHDSLRTQVSELEKSNADLQMQVRNLMSDLANSIEGDSKKSEEISSQEAKVKTLESKNQELLQRIENMIASKDSEASARMDSVNQMQGLVGNLKEVEAEKLRLETQLAEIMREYESRRLRIEVMEKEEVEGEERWQQAVGELERKVKEMEDNAEKERENNKQRTEKIRAELSDFVTKLSNAEERSQSLEKEKASLDAELCENKKCLEEKKKEITELGIHVEQMKKDQSVQVSDLQDKLKVQESKVQEKEEQLNETQTKIFNLESSLEEKTSACSKLNEKMSHLLHEKENLEQSCSNLRTELKHANEKNELVSNSKEENQKLVEEKLQVIEDKDKAMESMLHSVKWVLSEDGDSQLGQVPAVEGNSEFSSVLEKLCDHINSVKNKLNEVSMEKSRIHNDLTESKQTLKNQSTEISKLQAVNQSLQQEVQTTLDAQRDLQKTMSEKDNVLSETKERVVQLEEKLRETEAQLQEAVTESEGFNAQNIKLQEEISIMNGEIAAMREKSSKTESELQQSCQTNKDNTEVRKSLEEKISQKEQTLLSQSQMIGQLQEKVSSLEEQVLRHREEAQQWEDRLKDLTSEHEHLTKQYEELVQKNSEVQKTIELMQEEKNELEDKKKAVHTKLFDVERELSAMLEEKKKLCKDHKTLVGQMESERTDLKVKLEEAMSDVHTIGEQLKDTSSQLEAVDSEKERAESDKQELEQRLSELQNQLSEAEQQKNEAELSLRNVQDVSTGVEEEKSKLLEELEKLQTESSELSQQIETLKECGESQQSEIGRLQTKLAEVEAELEQKSSDWESKKHEMEEKILVLEKTLSESDSDRGSTLEIVKELEREISEKSKTVEKLEQSLAEAMTENQSLMVSREEGETSQGRLVSEIETLKQEITALNFQLSSDQIEHEKSLQSYASKEIDLKSYEEKLHEKESLTQTLQEELLTIKQARETEATNINKQIEDLSSQVSSLEKEKEVLAGELSQVCTGANTQKAKDLQSKESLCSQLRAQEEKQKDELNSIEENKDREISQLKSDMKQLKKKIVQLTKEKDNLWQQTDRLTYEQKMQSTAKWMDEKSVTHCLGCKTEFTFMVRKHHCRLCGRVFCYNCSNNFVDSTYSRVPLSKKSRACNLCYQKYTQSDALSTSMISRLQEEEGPESEEEEQTSPKVLSPPVPAEDPENSSLQTSSVSENHTLSTETLGQPEVSNPLQHTSTPIKDPGRGQSTPNLETAPRENVEAEEAVVPGQVAANISISVVGQNETDEVKRVKKGSVGDGAEGLTKDEIFHLVSDEEIARSQSASSDDYQYQDPNPNVTTGLVIKAAELEKGEVNNSSEFWIKPGKSHAIPVVIDKQNTVLCWEFTSQPKDVIFSVTYVEFDRPDPTLTHFLVPACKCDSHKQAVRGELTAKQTGVYSLLFDNTYSRITSKKINYSLWTRHLGS; translated from the exons ATGTCGGCACCCACTGTGCCCTTTGCCAGGAGTGGACAACAAGTGGCATCGTCCCCTGGGTCACAGGTGTCCTCATCCCCTACCCTTGTGTCTTATCCTCAGAATGATCGGATCATTCAGGATATTTCTG AGTGCATAGCTGACCTGAAGTCGGACTTCGAGGACAATCAGCAGCCACTGACCGATGACAATCAACAACTTCAGCGGTTCTGTGCCAAACTGGAGTACCTGCTGAGAGCCGACATGAAAG atAAGTACACAATACTGGGGAAGAAGAAGGACTACTGGGATTACATCTGTGACTGCTTGGGATCTACAAAGGGGATCAATGATGGGATTAAGTATGTGAAAACACTTGGAGAT TACAAGACTTCTGTGGGTAAGGGCCGAGCCTTTCTGCGCTTTTGTTTGATGCACAACAGAATGGCGGACAGTCTGCAGGCCTGTATCATGAACGGAAAAGTCACAAG TGACTATTTTCACCCAAAGTCAATATGGCTGAATCACGACAAAAGCAGCTCCCTGATCAGTAACCTTTATGACCTCACTGACCTTCAGTTCGACCTTGCACCTAGGGGTTATGACCTTGACAATGCCTGGCCATCATTTGCcaa GAAAACCCCAGGAAATCAAAACTGGAACCCCCCAAGTCGAGCGGACAGCATGAGCAGTCTAATCAGTATTCCCATTCAG GAGAATCGACGTGGAGAATCTTTTAGCGAGTCGTTTGACGTGGAGAACAGTCTGAGACAGGAGTATGGCGACCAGATCGAGGCTCTGGAGCAGCAGAAGAAAAGTCTACAGCAGTCTGTAGTCCACACAAAGTCCGAGATAGAAATCCTCCAGGGGCAGTACGCTGATCTAAAGACTCAGCACGAGGCACTGACAGTGGAAAATAAGGAGCTTCAGAAGAG CCATGACAGAATGTGTCTGGAGGTGGAATCCAAAGAGAAGGAGATGCAGATGAGGGGGGAGGTTCAACAGAGAGAGGTGAAGAGTTTGGAGGAAGACCTGAAGAAGAGGGAGGAGGCGGGGCGAAGCCTCCAGGAGAAGATTGACAGGCTGGAGACCTCCCACCAAGGCAGCCATGACAGTCTAAGGACTCAAGTCTCAGAGCTGGAGAAGAGCAATGCTGACCTTCAGATGCAG GTTAGGAATCTAATGTCAGACCTTGCAAACAGCATTGAGGGGGATTCAAAGAAATCCGAAGAAATTTCCAGCCAGGAAGCAAAGGTAAAAACTCTGGAGTCCAAAAACCAGGAGTTACTTCAGCGCATTGAAAATATGATTGCTAGTAAAGACAGTGAGGCCTCCGCTAGGATGGACTCCGTCAATCAAATGCAGGGACTTGTGGGAAATCTGAAAGAGGTGGAGGCCGAGAAACTTCGACTAGAGACTCAGCTAGCGGAAATCATGCGGGAATACGAGTCCAGGCGGTTACGTATAGAGGTAATGGAGAAAGAGGAAGTGGAGGGGGAGGAGAGGTGGCAGCAAGCTGTGGGTGAGCTGGAAAGGAAAGTCAAAGAGATGGAAGATAACGccgagaaagagagagaaaataacaaacaaaggACAGAGAAAATCAGAGCAGAACTCAGTGATTTTGTGACTAAACTAAGCAATGCTGAAGAAAGATCTCAAAGCTTGGAGAAAGAGAAAGCTAGTCTGGATGCTGAATTATGTGAGAATAAGAAGTGCTTAGAGGAGAAGAAGAAAGAGATCACTGAACTTGGTATACATGTCGAACAAATGAAGAAGGACCAGAGTGTTCAAGTGTCTGACCTCCAGGACAAATTGAAGGTTCAGGAATCCAAGGTTCAGGAGAAAGAAGAACAGTTAAATGAAActcaaacaaaaattttcaatttagaatcttcTCTTGAAGAAAAAACAAGTGCCTGCTCCAAGCTCAATGAAAAAATGTCGCATCTTTTACATGAAAAAGAGAACCTTGAACAAAGCTGCTCCAATCTACGAACAGAACTAAAGCATGCAAATGAAAAGAATGAACTGGTTAGTAATTCTAAGGAAGAAAACCAGAAACTGGTGGAAGAAAAACTTCAGGTTATTGAAGACAAGGATAAAGCCATGGAGAGCATGCTTCATTCTGTCAAGTGGGTTCTGTCGGAGGATGGGGACAGCCAGCTTGGACAG GTACCAGCTGTTGAAGGAAACTCAGAATTTTCATCGGTGCTAGAAAAGTTATGTGATCATataaactctgtaaaaaataaattaaatgaagtGTCCATGGAAAAGTCTAGGATTCATAATGATTTAACTGAAAGCAAGCAGACactgaaaaatcaaagtactgaaatatCCAAACTTCAGGCAGTAAACCAGAGTTTGCAACAAGAAGTTCAAACTACATTAGATGCTCAAAGGGATCTACAGAAGACAATGTCGGAAAAGGACAATGTCTTATCAGAAACCAAAGAAAGGGTTGTGCAGTTGGAGGAAAAGCTGAGGGAGACTGAGGCACAGCTACAGGAAGCAGTGACGGAGAGCGAGGGGTTTAATGCACAGAACATAAAATTACAGGAGGAAATTAGCATAATGAATGGTGAAATCGCAGCCATGAGggaaaaatcttcaaaaacagAATCTGAGCTACAACAGAGCTGTCAGACCAACAAAGACAATACAGAAGTCAGGAAATCGCTGGAGGAGAAAATCAGCCAGAAGGAGCAGACATTGTTGTCTCAGTCTCAGATGATTGGGCAGCTACAGGAGAAAGTGTCCTCACTTGAGGAACAAGTCCTCAGACACCGGGAGGAGGCTCAGCAGTGGGAGGACAGACTCAAGGATCTTACCTCTGAACATGAACACCTGACAAAGCAATATGAGGAACTTGTTCAGAAAAACAGTGAAGTCCAAAAAACTATTGAACTCATGCAGGAAGAGAAGAATGAGTTGGAGGACAAAAAGAAAGCTGTGCATACAAAGCTTTTTGATGTAGAGCGGGAATTATCTGCGATGCTGGAGGAGAAAAAGAAACTGTGTAAAGATCACAAGACTCTTGTAGGTCAAATGGAAAGTGAAAGAACAGACCTGAAGGTGAAACTAGAGGAGGCTATGAGTGATGTTCATACTATTGGGGAACAGCTGAAGGATACGTCCTCCCAGTTGGAAGCAGTGGACAGTGAGAAGGAGAGAGCAGAGAGTGACAAACAGGAGCTAGAACAACGGCTGAGTGAGCTACAGAACCAGCTGAGTGAGGCGGAACAACAAAAGAATGAGGCTGAACTCAGCCTGAGGAATGTCCAAGATGTCAGTACAGGTGTTGAAGAAGAAAAGAGTAAGTTGTTGGAAGAACTGGAGAAATTGCAGACGGAGAGTTCAGAACTTTCTCAACAAATAGAAACACTAAAGGAATGTGGAGAGTCTCAGCAGAGTGAGATTGGTAGACTCCAGACAAAACTAGCTGAAGTGGAGGCTGAACTTGAACAAAAAAGCAGTGATTGGGAGAGTAAAAAACACGAAATGGAGGAAAAGATTCTTGTGTTAGAAAAGACATTATCAGAAAGTGACTCAGACAGAGGCTCAACATTGGAGATAGTAAAAGAGTTGGAGAGAGAGATAAGTGAAAAATCAAAGACTGTTGAAAAGTTGGAGCAGTCTTTAGCGGAAGCCATGACAGAAAACCAGAGTCTAATGGTGAGTAGGGAGGAGGGGGAGACGTCACAGGGTCGACTAGTGTCGGAGATAGAGACACTGAAGCAGGAGATCACGGCACTCAACTTCCAGCTCAGCTCTGACCAAATCGAACACGAGAAGTCCTTGCAG AGCTATGCTTCCAAAGAGATCGATTTGAAGAGCTATGAAGAGAAACTTCATGAGAAAGAGTCACTGACGCAGACCCTACAAGAGGAACTGCTAACGATTAAACAAGCGAGGGAGACAGAGGCCACTAACATCAACAAACAG ATTGAAGACTTGAGCTCCCAAGTGTCATCAttagagaaagagaaagaagtGCTTGCAGGAGAATTATCGCAGGTGTGTACAGGTGCAAACACACAG AAAGCAAAAGATCTACAAAGTAAAGAGAGCCTCTGTTCTCAGCTTAGG GCacaagaagaaaaacaaaaagatgAGTTGAATTCTATTGAGGAGAACAAGGACAGGGAGATCTCACAATTGAAAAGTGATATGAAAcagttgaaaaagaaaattgtccAGCTTACAAA GGAGAAAGACAATCTTTGGCAGCAGACGGACCGCCTAACCTACGAACAGAAGATGCAGTCGACCGCGAAGTGGATGGACGAGAAGTCGGTCACACACTGCCTGGGCTGTAAAACCGAGTTCACCTTCATGGTTAGAAAG catCACTGTCGGCTGTGTGGTCGGGTATTCTGTTACAACTGTAGCAACAATTTTGTAGACTCTACATATAGCAG GGTCCCATTAAG TAAGAAGTCCCGGGCCTGTAATCTGTGTTACCAGAAGTACACACAGTCTGATGCCCTCAGTACCTCCATGATCAGTCGCCTACAGGAGGAGGAGGGGCCAGAGAGTGAAGAGGAGGAGCAGACCTCGCCCAAAGTCCTCAGTCCCCCCGTCCCAG CTGAAGATCCAGAAAACTCCAGTCTTCAGACCAGCAGTGTTAGTGAGAATCATACTCTGTCCACTGAAACTTTGGGTCAACCAGAGGTCAGCAACCCTCTCCAACATACCTCCACCCCCATCAAAGACCCAGGGAGGGGACAGTCCACACCGAACCTTGAGACAGCCCCCAGGGAGAATGTGGAAGCCGAGGAGGCTGTGGTACCTGGACAGGTGGCAGCAAACATCTCCATCTCTGTAGTCGGACAGAACGAGACGGACGAAGTGAAGAGAGTTAAAAAGGGAAGTGTAGG GGATGGAGCGGAGGGTTTGACCAAGGATGAAATCTTCCACCTGGTCAGTGATGAGGAGATTGCGAGATCCCAGAGCGCTTCGTCTGACGACTACCAGTACCAGGATCCCAACCCAAA TGTCACCACTGGTCTAGTCATTAAGGCAGCAGAGCTTGAGAAAGGGGAGGTAAACAACTCAAGTGAATTCTGGATCAAGCCGGGTAAAAGTCATGCCATTCCCGTGGTGATTGATAAACAGAACACGGTGCTGTGCTGGGAGTTCACTTCCCAACCCAAG GATGTGATCTTCAGTGTGACCTACGTGGAGTTTGACCGGCCTGACCCCACCCTCACTCACTTCCTGGTACCGGCCTGTAAGTGTGATTCCCACAAACAGGCAGTCCGAGGGGAGCTGACCGCCAAACAGACCGGTGTCTACTCACTGCTGTTTGACAACACCTACTCCAG AATAACGTCCAAAAAAATCAACTACTCCTTGTGGACCAGACACCTGGGGAGCTGA
- the LOC105325383 gene encoding FYVE and coiled-coil domain-containing protein 1 isoform X5, translating to MIKDKSRNELIINLSEGHVTGLFSFCEDRRTQTKTCARCSLEPGIHTRKEEAAMSAPTVPFARSGQQVASSPGSQVSSSPTLVSYPQNDRIIQDISECIADLKSDFEDNQQPLTDDNQQLQRFCAKLEYLLRADMKDKYTILGKKKDYWDYICDCLGSTKGINDGIKYVKTLGDYKTSVGKGRAFLRFCLMHNRMADSLQACIMNGKVTSDYFHPKSIWLNHDKSSSLISNLYDLTDLQFDLAPRGYDLDNAWPSFAKKTPGNQNWNPPSRADSMSSLISIPIQENRRGESFSESFDVENSLRQEYGDQIEALEQQKKSLQQSVVHTKSEIEILQGQYADLKTQHEALTVENKELQKSHDRMCLEVESKEKEMQMRGEVQQREVKSLEEDLKKREEAGRSLQEKIDRLETSHQGSHDSLRTQVSELEKSNADLQMQVRNLMSDLANSIEGDSKKSEEISSQEAKVKTLESKNQELLQRIENMIASKDSEASARMDSVNQMQGLVGNLKEVEAEKLRLETQLAEIMREYESRRLRIEVMEKEEVEGEERWQQAVGELERKVKEMEDNAEKERENNKQRTEKIRAELSDFVTKLSNAEERSQSLEKEKASLDAELCENKKCLEEKKKEITELGIHVEQMKKDQSVQVSDLQDKLKVQESKVQEKEEQLNETQTKIFNLESSLEEKTSACSKLNEKMSHLLHEKENLEQSCSNLRTELKHANEKNELVSNSKEENQKLVEEKLQVIEDKDKAMESMLHSVKWVLSEDGDSQLGQVPAVEGNSEFSSVLEKLCDHINSVKNKLNEVSMEKSRIHNDLTESKQTLKNQSTEISKLQAVNQSLQQEVQTTLDAQRDLQKTMSEKDNVLSETKERVVQLEEKLRETEAQLQEAVTESEGFNAQNIKLQEEISIMNGEIAAMREKSSKTESELQQSCQTNKDNTEVRKSLEEKISQKEQTLLSQSQMIGQLQEKVSSLEEQVLRHREEAQQWEDRLKDLTSEHEHLTKQYEELVQKNSEVQKTIELMQEEKNELEDKKKAVHTKLFDVERELSAMLEEKKKLCKDHKTLVGQMESERTDLKVKLEEAMSDVHTIGEQLKDTSSQLEAVDSEKERAESDKQELEQRLSELQNQLSEAEQQKNEAELSLRNVQDVSTGVEEEKSKLLEELEKLQTESSELSQQIETLKECGESQQSEIGRLQTKLAEVEAELEQKSSDWESKKHEMEEKILVLEKTLSESDSDRGSTLEIVKELEREISEKSKTVEKLEQSLAEAMTENQSLMVSREEGETSQGRLVSEIETLKQEITALNFQLSSDQIEHEKSLQSYASKEIDLKSYEEKLHEKESLTQTLQEELLTIKQARETEATNINKQIEDLSSQVSSLEKEKEVLAGELSQKAKDLQSKESLCSQLRAQEEKQKDELNSIEENKDREISQLKSDMKQLKKKIVQLTKEKDNLWQQTDRLTYEQKMQSTAKWMDEKSVTHCLGCKTEFTFMVRKHHCRLCGRVFCYNCSNNFVDSTYSRVPLSKKSRACNLCYQKYTQSDALSTSMISRLQEEEGPESEEEEQTSPKVLSPPVPAEDPENSSLQTSSVSENHTLSTETLGQPEVSNPLQHTSTPIKDPGRGQSTPNLETAPRENVEAEEAVVPGQVAANISISVVGQNETDEVKRVKKGSVGDGAEGLTKDEIFHLVSDEEIARSQSASSDDYQYQDPNPNVTTGLVIKAAELEKGEVNNSSEFWIKPGKSHAIPVVIDKQNTVLCWEFTSQPKDVIFSVTYVEFDRPDPTLTHFLVPACKCDSHKQAVRGELTAKQTGVYSLLFDNTYSRITSKKINYSLWTRHLGS from the exons ATGATTAAGGATAAG TCAAGGAACGAGTTAATAATAAATCTCTCGGAAGGTCATGTGACaggtttgttttcattttgcgaGGATAGAAGAACACAGACTAAAACTTGTGCAAGATGTAGTTTAGAACCGGGAATCCATACTAGGAA AGAAGAAGCAGCCATGTCGGCACCCACTGTGCCCTTTGCCAGGAGTGGACAACAAGTGGCATCGTCCCCTGGGTCACAGGTGTCCTCATCCCCTACCCTTGTGTCTTATCCTCAGAATGATCGGATCATTCAGGATATTTCTG AGTGCATAGCTGACCTGAAGTCGGACTTCGAGGACAATCAGCAGCCACTGACCGATGACAATCAACAACTTCAGCGGTTCTGTGCCAAACTGGAGTACCTGCTGAGAGCCGACATGAAAG atAAGTACACAATACTGGGGAAGAAGAAGGACTACTGGGATTACATCTGTGACTGCTTGGGATCTACAAAGGGGATCAATGATGGGATTAAGTATGTGAAAACACTTGGAGAT TACAAGACTTCTGTGGGTAAGGGCCGAGCCTTTCTGCGCTTTTGTTTGATGCACAACAGAATGGCGGACAGTCTGCAGGCCTGTATCATGAACGGAAAAGTCACAAG TGACTATTTTCACCCAAAGTCAATATGGCTGAATCACGACAAAAGCAGCTCCCTGATCAGTAACCTTTATGACCTCACTGACCTTCAGTTCGACCTTGCACCTAGGGGTTATGACCTTGACAATGCCTGGCCATCATTTGCcaa GAAAACCCCAGGAAATCAAAACTGGAACCCCCCAAGTCGAGCGGACAGCATGAGCAGTCTAATCAGTATTCCCATTCAG GAGAATCGACGTGGAGAATCTTTTAGCGAGTCGTTTGACGTGGAGAACAGTCTGAGACAGGAGTATGGCGACCAGATCGAGGCTCTGGAGCAGCAGAAGAAAAGTCTACAGCAGTCTGTAGTCCACACAAAGTCCGAGATAGAAATCCTCCAGGGGCAGTACGCTGATCTAAAGACTCAGCACGAGGCACTGACAGTGGAAAATAAGGAGCTTCAGAAGAG CCATGACAGAATGTGTCTGGAGGTGGAATCCAAAGAGAAGGAGATGCAGATGAGGGGGGAGGTTCAACAGAGAGAGGTGAAGAGTTTGGAGGAAGACCTGAAGAAGAGGGAGGAGGCGGGGCGAAGCCTCCAGGAGAAGATTGACAGGCTGGAGACCTCCCACCAAGGCAGCCATGACAGTCTAAGGACTCAAGTCTCAGAGCTGGAGAAGAGCAATGCTGACCTTCAGATGCAG GTTAGGAATCTAATGTCAGACCTTGCAAACAGCATTGAGGGGGATTCAAAGAAATCCGAAGAAATTTCCAGCCAGGAAGCAAAGGTAAAAACTCTGGAGTCCAAAAACCAGGAGTTACTTCAGCGCATTGAAAATATGATTGCTAGTAAAGACAGTGAGGCCTCCGCTAGGATGGACTCCGTCAATCAAATGCAGGGACTTGTGGGAAATCTGAAAGAGGTGGAGGCCGAGAAACTTCGACTAGAGACTCAGCTAGCGGAAATCATGCGGGAATACGAGTCCAGGCGGTTACGTATAGAGGTAATGGAGAAAGAGGAAGTGGAGGGGGAGGAGAGGTGGCAGCAAGCTGTGGGTGAGCTGGAAAGGAAAGTCAAAGAGATGGAAGATAACGccgagaaagagagagaaaataacaaacaaaggACAGAGAAAATCAGAGCAGAACTCAGTGATTTTGTGACTAAACTAAGCAATGCTGAAGAAAGATCTCAAAGCTTGGAGAAAGAGAAAGCTAGTCTGGATGCTGAATTATGTGAGAATAAGAAGTGCTTAGAGGAGAAGAAGAAAGAGATCACTGAACTTGGTATACATGTCGAACAAATGAAGAAGGACCAGAGTGTTCAAGTGTCTGACCTCCAGGACAAATTGAAGGTTCAGGAATCCAAGGTTCAGGAGAAAGAAGAACAGTTAAATGAAActcaaacaaaaattttcaatttagaatcttcTCTTGAAGAAAAAACAAGTGCCTGCTCCAAGCTCAATGAAAAAATGTCGCATCTTTTACATGAAAAAGAGAACCTTGAACAAAGCTGCTCCAATCTACGAACAGAACTAAAGCATGCAAATGAAAAGAATGAACTGGTTAGTAATTCTAAGGAAGAAAACCAGAAACTGGTGGAAGAAAAACTTCAGGTTATTGAAGACAAGGATAAAGCCATGGAGAGCATGCTTCATTCTGTCAAGTGGGTTCTGTCGGAGGATGGGGACAGCCAGCTTGGACAG GTACCAGCTGTTGAAGGAAACTCAGAATTTTCATCGGTGCTAGAAAAGTTATGTGATCATataaactctgtaaaaaataaattaaatgaagtGTCCATGGAAAAGTCTAGGATTCATAATGATTTAACTGAAAGCAAGCAGACactgaaaaatcaaagtactgaaatatCCAAACTTCAGGCAGTAAACCAGAGTTTGCAACAAGAAGTTCAAACTACATTAGATGCTCAAAGGGATCTACAGAAGACAATGTCGGAAAAGGACAATGTCTTATCAGAAACCAAAGAAAGGGTTGTGCAGTTGGAGGAAAAGCTGAGGGAGACTGAGGCACAGCTACAGGAAGCAGTGACGGAGAGCGAGGGGTTTAATGCACAGAACATAAAATTACAGGAGGAAATTAGCATAATGAATGGTGAAATCGCAGCCATGAGggaaaaatcttcaaaaacagAATCTGAGCTACAACAGAGCTGTCAGACCAACAAAGACAATACAGAAGTCAGGAAATCGCTGGAGGAGAAAATCAGCCAGAAGGAGCAGACATTGTTGTCTCAGTCTCAGATGATTGGGCAGCTACAGGAGAAAGTGTCCTCACTTGAGGAACAAGTCCTCAGACACCGGGAGGAGGCTCAGCAGTGGGAGGACAGACTCAAGGATCTTACCTCTGAACATGAACACCTGACAAAGCAATATGAGGAACTTGTTCAGAAAAACAGTGAAGTCCAAAAAACTATTGAACTCATGCAGGAAGAGAAGAATGAGTTGGAGGACAAAAAGAAAGCTGTGCATACAAAGCTTTTTGATGTAGAGCGGGAATTATCTGCGATGCTGGAGGAGAAAAAGAAACTGTGTAAAGATCACAAGACTCTTGTAGGTCAAATGGAAAGTGAAAGAACAGACCTGAAGGTGAAACTAGAGGAGGCTATGAGTGATGTTCATACTATTGGGGAACAGCTGAAGGATACGTCCTCCCAGTTGGAAGCAGTGGACAGTGAGAAGGAGAGAGCAGAGAGTGACAAACAGGAGCTAGAACAACGGCTGAGTGAGCTACAGAACCAGCTGAGTGAGGCGGAACAACAAAAGAATGAGGCTGAACTCAGCCTGAGGAATGTCCAAGATGTCAGTACAGGTGTTGAAGAAGAAAAGAGTAAGTTGTTGGAAGAACTGGAGAAATTGCAGACGGAGAGTTCAGAACTTTCTCAACAAATAGAAACACTAAAGGAATGTGGAGAGTCTCAGCAGAGTGAGATTGGTAGACTCCAGACAAAACTAGCTGAAGTGGAGGCTGAACTTGAACAAAAAAGCAGTGATTGGGAGAGTAAAAAACACGAAATGGAGGAAAAGATTCTTGTGTTAGAAAAGACATTATCAGAAAGTGACTCAGACAGAGGCTCAACATTGGAGATAGTAAAAGAGTTGGAGAGAGAGATAAGTGAAAAATCAAAGACTGTTGAAAAGTTGGAGCAGTCTTTAGCGGAAGCCATGACAGAAAACCAGAGTCTAATGGTGAGTAGGGAGGAGGGGGAGACGTCACAGGGTCGACTAGTGTCGGAGATAGAGACACTGAAGCAGGAGATCACGGCACTCAACTTCCAGCTCAGCTCTGACCAAATCGAACACGAGAAGTCCTTGCAG AGCTATGCTTCCAAAGAGATCGATTTGAAGAGCTATGAAGAGAAACTTCATGAGAAAGAGTCACTGACGCAGACCCTACAAGAGGAACTGCTAACGATTAAACAAGCGAGGGAGACAGAGGCCACTAACATCAACAAACAG ATTGAAGACTTGAGCTCCCAAGTGTCATCAttagagaaagagaaagaagtGCTTGCAGGAGAATTATCGCAG AAAGCAAAAGATCTACAAAGTAAAGAGAGCCTCTGTTCTCAGCTTAGG GCacaagaagaaaaacaaaaagatgAGTTGAATTCTATTGAGGAGAACAAGGACAGGGAGATCTCACAATTGAAAAGTGATATGAAAcagttgaaaaagaaaattgtccAGCTTACAAA GGAGAAAGACAATCTTTGGCAGCAGACGGACCGCCTAACCTACGAACAGAAGATGCAGTCGACCGCGAAGTGGATGGACGAGAAGTCGGTCACACACTGCCTGGGCTGTAAAACCGAGTTCACCTTCATGGTTAGAAAG catCACTGTCGGCTGTGTGGTCGGGTATTCTGTTACAACTGTAGCAACAATTTTGTAGACTCTACATATAGCAG GGTCCCATTAAG TAAGAAGTCCCGGGCCTGTAATCTGTGTTACCAGAAGTACACACAGTCTGATGCCCTCAGTACCTCCATGATCAGTCGCCTACAGGAGGAGGAGGGGCCAGAGAGTGAAGAGGAGGAGCAGACCTCGCCCAAAGTCCTCAGTCCCCCCGTCCCAG CTGAAGATCCAGAAAACTCCAGTCTTCAGACCAGCAGTGTTAGTGAGAATCATACTCTGTCCACTGAAACTTTGGGTCAACCAGAGGTCAGCAACCCTCTCCAACATACCTCCACCCCCATCAAAGACCCAGGGAGGGGACAGTCCACACCGAACCTTGAGACAGCCCCCAGGGAGAATGTGGAAGCCGAGGAGGCTGTGGTACCTGGACAGGTGGCAGCAAACATCTCCATCTCTGTAGTCGGACAGAACGAGACGGACGAAGTGAAGAGAGTTAAAAAGGGAAGTGTAGG GGATGGAGCGGAGGGTTTGACCAAGGATGAAATCTTCCACCTGGTCAGTGATGAGGAGATTGCGAGATCCCAGAGCGCTTCGTCTGACGACTACCAGTACCAGGATCCCAACCCAAA TGTCACCACTGGTCTAGTCATTAAGGCAGCAGAGCTTGAGAAAGGGGAGGTAAACAACTCAAGTGAATTCTGGATCAAGCCGGGTAAAAGTCATGCCATTCCCGTGGTGATTGATAAACAGAACACGGTGCTGTGCTGGGAGTTCACTTCCCAACCCAAG GATGTGATCTTCAGTGTGACCTACGTGGAGTTTGACCGGCCTGACCCCACCCTCACTCACTTCCTGGTACCGGCCTGTAAGTGTGATTCCCACAAACAGGCAGTCCGAGGGGAGCTGACCGCCAAACAGACCGGTGTCTACTCACTGCTGTTTGACAACACCTACTCCAG AATAACGTCCAAAAAAATCAACTACTCCTTGTGGACCAGACACCTGGGGAGCTGA